CATGAATCAGAATTCGCTTGGCTGTCATAAAAAGTCCAGGTATTGATACGtgctctccctcctccaccgtgGCGATGCTGGGGCGCGACCATAGGGAGAAATTTGACGCTGTACCAGGACCGGAAGAGCGGCCCTCCTTGCTCAGGACCATATTGATATAGCATCTGTCCATTGGCAACAACTCCCCAGAAATCCGCTGGACCTGAAGGCGTCGAGCTGAAGTGTAGTAAGATCgtaaagccaaagccaggtCAGATACCTGTTGCTTCATTATCGCAGCTAGCGACTGGTCAGCCCCTGACAGAATATCAAATGAATCAACTTACGTCGTTGAGACGCAGCTGGCCAGCGCTGGAGAAAGGCCTTTGAAGCAGatgcagccgcagcagcagcatatGGCTGCCATATCTTGTTCTTGTGGCTGTCGGCGTAGTCACACACTCCTTTGATAATGATGCAGGGTACGTTATCCCAGACGCCAGcgccctccatctcaaaTGCAATAACACCTTCTGCAGATGCTACCATATCCCGATGCTCCCCGAACTTGAGGACGGTGTCACCAGACGCATACTTTCCAATATGAATAGATGAATCTGCAAGACTGCTAGAAAGTCTATCCCGGTCAATGACACGTCCCGCGCAACCAACGGTTATGCAATCCGACTTTGACGCTTGATCACATACGGGATCCTTATTGGAATGGCAGGACAGGCAGATGCAAGGGGCTTGCTGGCTGGCGATGTAGTGTTTATGTCTATACGACGGTTCAAAAAGCACATCCTGCTCATTCGCCGGTCTCTGCCACCCATTAGGTCGCGTTTGCAAGGATTGAAGATGCTGGCTCGTCTGCTCTTGCAGCTCGCTCCGCGTTGCCTTGCCCTTTAAAGCTGCCAAAAAGGACCTGACCTTCGGACTCGGTCTGCCCAAAGCCTCCGTGGAATCAATCTTGCGTCGAAAGCCATCTGGGTTCTGCCTCCCAAAATCGTATTCCACGATGCCGCTGCTGATGACCACATCCCCGAGGATAATCTCCTCTTTGCTGGGAGAAAAGGGAACTCCCCCACAGACACCGACAAGCAAGGCGAGTTGGATGTGTCTGTAGCTCATGCGCAGattggcagcagcagacgcaGCACTGCGCTTTCCCATCCCTGGCAGGTAACAGAGCACGACATGGTGCGGTCCAATTCTCCCTGTCACATATGTATTATTGTCTTCAGGTTCCGTCCCATAAACATTCCCAAATTTATCGTATGTCTCATCGAATAGCGCTTCGACAGGATCAGCCTCGAGGGTCAGCGCACATATAATGGCGATCTCGAATGCGTCCCGGTTTGTTGGCCGCATGGCTTTCTTTCTATCGAAGCTTTAAATATGGCTTAATTCATGGCTCCAAGAATGCTTACCTTGGGAAGACCTCAATAGACCGACAGTAACGACATTGCGGTGCTCTGAATCACCGACAGGCTGAATGAGGGGCTCGTAAGCGCAGCCTCGACGGCGTCATATCGGCGCCTCAGCCTCTCGCGTGAAATCTGATCTGCAGAATCCACCAACAGGAACGCCCCAATAAGCGCTTGCGTATTCTGGAGTGACCAGcccggaagaagaaatcattGCGAGGCTGGGGATATGGCTGCACAATGGAAGTTGGAAAGAGCCCTAATTATACCGCAGGTAGCCACAACCCTATGCTTTCCTCGCTCTACATACATAGCCTAGGTTCAATCCGTCTTGGAGATATTACTGATACACTGCATGTTTAAGATAATACACCAGCCAGTCCCGTACTTTACGACAGGCCAGACGCAAATTCCCTCTTCAATGCATTTGCAAACAGTCTGACACCTTCTTCCAAATCCTCTTTATCAGCCGCAGCAAAAGTCATACGAAAGTGCAGCTGCCCACCAGGCTTCTTATCCCAAGAGAACAGCGATCCTTTCGCAACCAAAACTCCGTCCTCAAGACCCTTGGTAGCAATCCGGGACTCTAGCTCCTGGAGCTGCGAATCTATCTCTTCAGTAGTGAGAGCCTCAGCCAATGCACCCAGAACAGAATGTCGCCTCCAGTGCACTTTAATCCAGAGAAACATCCCATATCCCGGCGGCACCCACTCCGCCAGCTCACTGGGAACATATCTCTCACACGCATGGAGAAGAATATCGCGGCGGTGCTGGTACTCGCTCGAGAGGTGCACTAACCAAGACTTGAACCCATCGTGACCCCAGGTTACGTCCAGGAGGTTCCACAGCATTATCTGCGACGGCCCGCTTACAGCCACGGTGCTGACTTCCTGGTACGCGAGGAACTTCTCAATAATCTGTTCTGAGGCTGTAACCCAGCCGGCCCGTAGGCCTGGAGCCAGGATTTTGGATGTTGAGTCGAGACGGACGACGCGGCCGGAGGTATCCAGGGAAAGATAGGACGGCTCTGCGTAGGTGTTGAACATATCACTGGATATATCAACCGTCTCCTCTCCGTTATGGACGCCCTCGCAAGGGCCCATTCGGAGGAAGTAGTATGGATCGTCTTCGATGATTATCAGATCGTGCTTTTCTGCAATATTATAAATTGCTTTCCGTCGTTCTTCTGGTTGACTGAATCCGGTAGGATTCTGCCCTGTGGGAATGGTATACAGCACTCGCGGCTTCGGGCCCTGCGATAACTCCCAAGAGGATAATACTTCTTCTAGGGCATCAGGCAGCAGACCATCCGCGTCCATATCAACACCGTATGATATAGCACCATTCAACGCGATACTCTCCAGAGCCCCAGCGTAGGTATACCGCTCAACCAAAACCGGATCCCCTCTATTGCAGAAAATGCGAAACGCGACTTCAAAAGCAGCAGTTGACCCACAAGAAAGAAACGTTCTCCAATCCCGGTACGGCGGATCATGGACAAGCTCAATATGCTCAGTGATAAACCGAAGCAGGTGTGGCGAGCCAGCCGCATGTCCGTAGTTCAGGGCTAAGGAGAGATTATACGTGCTGTCATGCTTGGTGACTGTCTGCACCGCATCACAACCAGTCTTACTAAATTCTTTGTGTACCAACTGAATAGGCGATACAGTCTGCATAGAAAGTCCCCCCCAAGGATAATAATCAGCCGTTGGCCGTCCAGTCCCTAGGGAGATGACCTTGCTTTCGGCGACCGGACTGGCGCCTTTTTTGAAGGCTGAACCATTGAAGTTGCGGCTTTCTATGCTGAAATGGCGATCCCATTGCTGTGCTAGTGGCTTTCCACGAGTATGGGGAGACTTGAAGCGTTCAGATGATGTCGCCGGTGCAACAGTTAAGGGCAGGGGAGCAGAATTTGCCCGAAGGGAGGGGATATCAGATATGTGTAAACGAGCCATCTGAGCAGAGACTTGAACACACACTTTCGAAATAAGCGAAGTAGTATACCTGGTTTCGTTGCCATCTTCGATACTTATCTGGCAATGTCGTACTTTCTCGGCCTGTCGGAGAGAGCTCAATCCCGCTGAGTACGCCGACTTTCTCCAATTGCATCTCTATTTTGATTGGCACTATTTTACGCAATCCTGGAAACGGCAGGGGTTGGTTCTACTCCGGTGTCCGCTTATAGTATTTGACACACACATCGGAGAACCATCGGCGTGTTTGTCGGAGTAACGAGATACACAGAATATCTCTCCGAAAGGCCAGCATGCATTCTAGCCAAGATACATAATAGAGAGCTCTTACCCCAATAAcaattttatatataatcccATCAGATTCATTCCCCACCCCAACTCCAGATATCAATAACCACAAAATGCCACCCACACTCGCCGACTACCTCTTCATCCGCCTCCACCAACTAGGCGTGCACTCCATCCACGGCGTCCCAGGCGACTACAACCTAACTCTCCTCGACTACATTAAGCCCAATAACCTGCGGTGGGTGGGAAACACCAACGAACTCAACGCCGCATACGCCGCCGACGGATACGCCAGGATCAAAGGTCTCGGCGCTCTCATAACCACATTCGGAGTCGGGGAACTCTCGGCTATAAACGCCATTGCCGGGGCTTATACTGAGCGCGCGGCTGTTGTGCATATTGTTGGTACGCCGGCGAGGAATGTCCaggaggggaggaggctCGTTCATCATACGTTGAATGATGGGGAGTATAGACGGTTTGCGCGTATGTATGCGGAGGTTACGGCTGCGCGGGTGAATCTTTGGGATGGGAGGGTTGCTGCAAGGCAGATTGATGAGGTGTTGAGGGTTTGTTTAGTGGAGAGTCGGCCGGTTTATATTGAGGTTCCGGTTGATatggtggatgttgatgtggatgggAACGGGCTTGATGTTTCTATTACTCTTCCGGAGGATCTGCCTAGTTCAGCTGGTGATGCTTTACTGGCGAGAATATTTGAACGTGTCTACTCTGCGAAACAGCCAGTTattcttgttgatggagagagcagggcgatggggatggtggatgaTATCCAGGATCTGGTCAAGGCGACCAAGTGGCCGACCTGGACAACGGGCTATGCAAAAGGCCTTCTCGACGAGACACTGCCAAACCTCCACGGAATATATCGTGGGAATTACGACTCTCCAGCTGTCCAAGAGTTCATCCACCAGGCTGACCTTATCCTCTCCTTCGGTCCACAccacagctccagcaatACGTTCGGATACTCAAACATCCCAAGTCCTGACTTCACTACTGAATTCACAGATAAGAGAATTAAACTCGGTAGTGAGCTAGTTCGCGACATCTCCGCAAAATATATCCTCTCTCGGATTGTTCAAGATATAGATGTCTCCAGAATTGCAACCTACCAACCCTACCCCGGTCTCCCACGCGACTACCTCCTATCGTTTTCCACCGTCTCCAGCGACGAAGCCATCTCGCAAGACCGGGTATGGTGCCTTCTGGCAAACTTCCTCCGCCCAGGcgacatcatcctcggcgaGACCGGGACGGCAGGGCACGGGGTGAGGGAGATGGCCCTACCCAAGCATGCTAGAGTCTTCACACCAGTGACCTGGCTGTCTATCGGATACATGCTGCCGGCAGCTCAAGGTGCGGCACTTGCACAGGAAGAGATGATAACGCCGTCTTCATACAATGGAATCAAAGACGCCCGCACgatcctcttcatcggtGACGGGAGTTTCCAGATGACAGCGCAAGAGCTGGCGACGATTATCAGGCATTATCTGAACATTGTCGTGTTTTTGATTAATAATGATGGGTATACAATTGAGCGATGTATCCATGGGCGCAACCAGGTGTATAACGATATCAGCCGGTGGAGATACTTGGAAGCGCCGAGGTTGTTTGGGGCAGGTGAAGATACATTTACGGCGTCTGTCCGGACTTGGGGGGAATTACAAGATGTTCTTGGGGAAGAAAAATTGCAGAATGGTGAAGGGCTGCGAATGGTTGAGGTTGTCATGGATAAAGAGGATGCACCGCAGGGACCACTGGCGACATATCTGCAGCAccagaagagcaaagaaggaaATTAGTGAACAGAATATTATTGTCCAGTTGTTTGTCTCTCCGATCTACTTCGGTCGAATACTCCGATTACTCCGATATACTCCGACATCACTCCGAGTCTCCAATTCTCAACTCACATACCCACAACTTTTATCCCGCATCAGAACACCCGTAGCAATATGAGAACCAGGCGCGCAGCATGCGAGCCGTGCAGGAAATCCAAACTCGCATGCGATCATACGCAGCCAGTGTGCGCTCGCTGCAGAAGCGGCAATAGACCACGCAGCTGCATCTACAGGGCAGCCCCTTTCAAGAGGAAGACCCGAGCAAACTCAGGGCAATCCTCACAGCAGTACGCAGGCCTCTCTGTATTATGTATGTATGCTGATAACGAAGGCTATTCACTCCTCCGTCCTATCCCAGCATTCCCAACATCGACCACGCAGACTCAGCTGCTCCCGCGTCTCCGATCACCCCTCCGAGCCGCTATCCCAATCCGGGGTATATTGGGTCGTCCAGTCAGGTTTCTATCTTCAACCATATACCATTGACAGATAATACCACTGGCACTGGTTTACGTGGTGAAAGACCACCTTCAACGAGCTCGCGGGTCCAGGCTGACGACGACCTCCTTGTTCAAAGAGGAGCGGAGGCCCTGAAATGTCTTTTTAGTTCGTTCTCCCTTGAATATATGAAAGATCTGGTCAAATTCTGGCTCGCAAAGGGTGCAAATCTTTCCCTAGCTGGGGGCATTGTACGCCATTGCATCGACAATATCGACCTTCCACTGCCTATACGTATACCTACTTCACCACCAGACTGGCATATCCAAAACGCGAAATACCTCCTGCTCAATTCAAGTCGTCCATTAGAAGTGAAtccttcttccaccttctccGAGTTCTGTGACCAGTTCATAAACCAGAATGCCCGCTGGGAGACAATAGGGATCTTCCTCTCAGCTGTAACCCGCGCCGCTATAGAAACACGTTTCTTCCCATCCCTATACACAGATGAGGAAACCAGGTACACCTTGACGAAACTGTGCACAAGAGCAGCAGACTACGCACTCGAAATCTCCCTCTCATTGGACATTCTAAACGATCTCCAGCTCTTTCTTCAGTACGAGAACTGGATCGTGCATACTTATGTCCACGGGGACTACAGTACTCCCGCCCTTGATATACCAGCTGAGGACAtgctaataataaataacagGCTACCACTCATGGCGCAAACTCGGCGACGTAATCGCCTCAATCTACGCACGCGGATACCACGAAAGGCTGAACAGCGACCTCGCCGCACCGACGTTCCTCAGAGAACTACGCAAGGCCCTTTTCGCGCGTGTATACTCGGGCGACAAGAACGTGGCGATATTCGTGGGTCGGCCGCCGCGCATGAACAAGTATTTCTGTTATTTTCAGATCCCGTCGTGTCCAGCGGGTGAGGATATTGGGTTGCTCTCTGCGAATGGGACGGATCAAGCGGAGGATGTTTGGCAGTGGAATCCTGATACGAAGGCGAGTTTTATGGCTGAGTCGCGATGGAGTGCGCTGTGTGCTAAATTGAAGGAGGACATACTATATCTTCAGCGAGAAAGGGATGATGCTGTATTCCCTGAACGGGTGTCGTGAGTTTGGCCTCTTTATATTCAGTTCCTCGCCTCTCCATATCAAGTCGCCAGTCTGACTCAACTAGGGAGATAAAAGCAATGGCTGAGAAACATTTCTCGTCTCTCCCAATACACTTCCAACACCACGGCACCTTAAGGAAGCGAGTCCATGGCCCATTCGAAAGAGACTTCATTGCTGCCGTACGGCTGAACCACCTGCATGTCCTGTTCTTGCTTAGCCTGCTGGAACTCAGGACACCGGCTGAGCCAGGCTTCGAGATTATTGAGATCGCAGAAGAGATGGCACTCATTGTTGTCGACCTGATTCTGCTACGTGATCAGATCGTCAACTCAGGGACGAGTCTTGTGTGGAAGGTGTCCATTATCTAGATACCCTTTACCCGTACATTAACTAACGGATGTGTCAGATAGCACATTACGGCCTCCCAGCCGCAggaatcctcctcctcgctatGCTCTCGCAGCGCTCTTCCTCAAATGACCCGCCGCCACCCCAGCCTAAAGTCCTACAACATCTCaccatcctcgccgcagAACTACAAGCCGGGTCAATAATCCAACCGCGCGAGCCGAACTACGAGCTCATGATGAAGGCAACGCAGACAATCCAGATTTTTCTAGATTCTGTAGCTGCCGATGCTTGGCATGGTTCCAGCCACCTATCTCCTGGGGATATGGAGCAGATGGGAGCTAATGGCTGGGCTGGTTTATCAGGGCAGAATGCCCTCGATTTTGAGATTGGGTTTTGGCAGGAGTTGGCTGAGCATCCTCTGTTGAgtttagatttataatacGATACGTGGGCCGGATCAGATTGAGGTTGGTATAATCATAATTCATAAGTTCGAAATATCATCCGAGAATATAACAAACAATCAATAGAGATAAGAAACACGCTCTGCCTTTCATACCCACtgcttatatataatataataatcatCGAAACCGTCCAATCTCCCTCGCAACACTCATCATACTCCCCGGCCAccactcctcctcgcccatcCCAATCCCAGAAGGAAACCACCTTCGCACAAAATCATCCCCGTACCGATTCACCATCCCAGACAGAGTAATATCGGGCAGATTCCCAATCCACCAGCTCTCTTCAGAAACAAGGAACATAAGCACAGACCAGTGCGCGTAGATATCTAGCGCGAGGGCTTGTTCGATGTTTAGCTCTGAACTGAACCCTAAACCCAAACCTGAACCCACACCGAAACTTGGGTCAAGGGAAGGGTCGAGCGACGAATCAACTGCTGGACTCTGCGACTGCGGACTCGGTCCTTCGAGACGTTTATCCAGCAGCGGAAGAACGAGGTCTAGATACGCCTGTGGGGTTTCAATGAAGAAGCTCAGGAACGGACGAGTCATGTGTTCTGTCGGAGAAGGCGTTGAAGGGCGTGCTGTGAATGCGTGGAGCCAGCGGGGGACTTGGGGGAGGGTTGGGATTGTTGTCATGGACGGTGGgaggttgggaggggggGATCCTGGGGCTGGGAAGACGGCCGAGCGGAGGGTTTCGAGGACGGTGAAGGCCTCGGCGCAGGCGGAGAGGGATGGATTTAGGGCTGGAGGAGTAGAAGATGGCCGAGTCGATGCGGTTTTGGAGGGTTGAGAAGGCGCGTTTGCTAGTGGAGGAGATGACGTGGAACATGGGGTGGTtgtgggatggtggtggcttcgatggtggtgttgatggtgtgTCGTCCATGGAGTCGATTTCTTCAGTGTTGATGGGGTGTGGACTTGCAATGGGAGAGGTATCAGCTTCCAAGGCATGTATTGTTGCTCTAATGACCCGAGAT
This genomic interval from Aspergillus puulaauensis MK2 DNA, chromosome 7, nearly complete sequence contains the following:
- the ARO8_3 gene encoding aminotransferase-like domain-containing protein (COG:E;~EggNog:ENOG410PIX0;~InterPro:IPR004839,IPR015424,IPR015421;~PFAM:PF00155;~go_function: GO:0003824 - catalytic activity [Evidence IEA];~go_function: GO:0030170 - pyridoxal phosphate binding [Evidence IEA];~go_process: GO:0009058 - biosynthetic process [Evidence IEA]), with translation MARLHISDIPSLRANSAPLPLTVAPATSSERFKSPHTRGKPLAQQWDRHFSIESRNFNGSAFKKGASPVAESKVISLGTGRPTADYYPWGGLSMQTVSPIQLVHKEFSKTGCDAVQTVTKHDSTYNLSLALNYGHAAGSPHLLRFITEHIELVHDPPYRDWRTFLSCGSTAAFEVAFRIFCNRGDPVLVERYTYAGALESIALNGAISYGVDMDADGLLPDALEEVLSSWELSQGPKPRVLYTIPTGQNPTGFSQPEERRKAIYNIAEKHDLIIIEDDPYYFLRMGPCEGVHNGEETVDISSDMFNTYAEPSYLSLDTSGRVVRLDSTSKILAPGLRAGWVTASEQIIEKFLAYQEVSTVAVSGPSQIMLWNLLDVTWGHDGFKSWLVHLSSEYQHRRDILLHACERYVPSELAEWVPPGYGMFLWIKVHWRRHSVLGALAEALTTEEIDSQLQELESRIATKGLEDGVLVAKGSLFSWDKKPGGQLHFRMTFAAADKEDLEEGVRLFANALKREFASGLS
- a CDS encoding alpha-keto acid decarboxylase family protein (COG:E,H;~EggNog:ENOG410PUUP;~InterPro:IPR012001,IPR012000,IPR011766,IPR029061, IPR029035,IPR012110;~PFAM:PF02775,PF02776,PF00205;~go_function: GO:0000287 - magnesium ion binding [Evidence IEA];~go_function: GO:0003824 - catalytic activity [Evidence IEA];~go_function: GO:0016831 - carboxy-lyase activity [Evidence IEA];~go_function: GO:0030976 - thiamine pyrophosphate binding [Evidence IEA]), producing MPPTLADYLFIRLHQLGVHSIHGVPGDYNLTLLDYIKPNNLRWVGNTNELNAAYAADGYARIKGLGALITTFGVGELSAINAIAGAYTERAAVVHIVGTPARNVQEGRRLVHHTLNDGEYRRFARMYAEVTAARVNLWDGRVAARQIDEVLRVCLVESRPVYIEVPVDMVDVDVDGNGLDVSITLPEDLPSSAGDALLARIFERVYSAKQPVILVDGESRAMGMVDDIQDLVKATKWPTWTTGYAKGLLDETLPNLHGIYRGNYDSPAVQEFIHQADLILSFGPHHSSSNTFGYSNIPSPDFTTEFTDKRIKLGSELVRDISAKYILSRIVQDIDVSRIATYQPYPGLPRDYLLSFSTVSSDEAISQDRVWCLLANFLRPGDIILGETGTAGHGVREMALPKHARVFTPVTWLSIGYMLPAAQGAALAQEEMITPSSYNGIKDARTILFIGDGSFQMTAQELATIIRHYLNIVVFLINNDGYTIERCIHGRNQVYNDISRWRYLEAPRLFGAGEDTFTASVRTWGELQDVLGEEKLQNGEGLRMVEVVMDKEDAPQGPLATYLQHQKSKEGN
- a CDS encoding uncharacterized protein (COG:S;~EggNog:ENOG410PVE8;~InterPro:IPR001138,IPR036864;~PFAM:PF00172;~TransMembrane:1 (o546-566i);~go_function: GO:0000981 - DNA-binding transcription factor activity, RNA polymerase II-specific [Evidence IEA];~go_function: GO:0008270 - zinc ion binding [Evidence IEA];~go_process: GO:0006355 - regulation of transcription, DNA-templated [Evidence IEA]); this translates as MRTRRAACEPCRKSKLACDHTQPVCARCRSGNRPRSCIYRAAPFKRKTRANSGQSSQQLFTPPSYPSIPNIDHADSAAPASPITPPSRYPNPGYIGSSSQVSIFNHIPLTDNTTGTGLRGERPPSTSSRVQADDDLLVQRGAEALKCLFSSFSLEYMKDLVKFWLAKGANLSLAGGIVRHCIDNIDLPLPIRIPTSPPDWHIQNAKYLLLNSSRPLEVNPSSTFSEFCDQFINQNARWETIGIFLSAVTRAAIETRFFPSLYTDEETRYTLTKLCTRAADYALEISLSLDILNDLQLFLQYENWIVHTYVHGDYSYHSWRKLGDVIASIYARGYHERLNSDLAAPTFLRELRKALFARVYSGDKNVAIFVGRPPRMNKYFCYFQIPSCPAGEDIGLLSANGTDQAEDVWQWNPDTKASFMAESRWSALCAKLKEDILYLQRERDDAVFPERVSEIKAMAEKHFSSLPIHFQHHGTLRKRVHGPFERDFIAAVRLNHLHVLFLLSLLELRTPAEPGFEIIEIAEEMALIVVDLILLRDQIVNSGTSLVWKIAHYGLPAAGILLLAMLSQRSSSNDPPPPQPKVLQHLTILAAELQAGSIIQPREPNYELMMKATQTIQIFLDSVAADAWHGSSHLSPGDMEQMGANGWAGLSGQNALDFEIGFWQELAEHPLLSLDL